The following DNA comes from Brassica oleracea var. oleracea cultivar TO1000 chromosome C5, BOL, whole genome shotgun sequence.
AAGAAGAAACATCGACAGGTCGCAACCACCTAGCTCTTCACTCGAAACCAAGACGGCATCAAGATTTATCACTCTTGCGGAAATGATATGCAGAGACATGGCTCGTTCAGTCATGTTCCATGTGAGGATCACCGGAAAATTCCCATCTCAATATGTAGAGGCGATGTGCAATGTGTTTGGAGATGATGAGAAGAAAGTGAAGGAGTATGTTGAGAAGATATGGTTGGGACTGGGAGGTCCGAAGCTCGCGTCTAGTTTATCTTGTGTCTTTCATTGATTTGTACGTGTTGCAAAACTTTAAACACTTATAATACAATTTGAGTTTTTTCACATTATAGATTTTCTGTTTATATGATAAATATTGAATTGTATTTTTATTGATATTATATGTTTTATGAACGTTTGGTCTTGCTGATAAATAATGTATTTTAATCTTTATTTCGTAATTCGTTTATTAGTAATTTATCGATTACGAAATTATAGATAAATTATAGATCTGTCCAACTATTATAACAAATTAAAGTTTTAATTTGTATATTACTCTCTTCGTTTAAAAAAAATACATATTTTAAACTTTTCACATATATCAAGAAAACACATTAAAACTTGATTATAAATGCATTGTTTTTTGTAAATAACAATTTTCCATAACTTTAATCCAATATAAATCCAATAAACACCATTAATTTTTTTGAAATTTACAATTTTTCATTAAATAATACATTGAAAAGAAAAAAAATATATCTTTTTGAAACAAATTTTTTTTAGATCTTTCCGAAACAGAGGAGTATATATTTTTACAACTCTGCTCATAGCTCCTACACCTCTGTCCATCTCTTAATCGATCTGTCAAAAATAATGATTTTTAATCTTTATTTTGTAATTCGTTTATGCCTTGTCCATTATGCACAGAGGGTGTTACAGTAACCG
Coding sequences within:
- the LOC106295228 gene encoding uncharacterized protein LOC106295228, encoding MKVSISIIVVLFFATFVAISAAPSHETCIRRNIDRSQPPSSSLETKTASRFITLAEMICRDMARSVMFHVRITGKFPSQYVEAMCNVFGDDEKKVKEYVEKIWLGLGGPKLASSLSCVFH